In Eucalyptus grandis isolate ANBG69807.140 chromosome 4, ASM1654582v1, whole genome shotgun sequence, the following proteins share a genomic window:
- the LOC104442237 gene encoding LOB domain-containing protein 30-like, translating to MSSNPSSSASASGEIASTAGGGSGGPCGACKFLRRKCITGCVFAPYFDSEQGAAHFAAVHRVFGASNASKLLLNIPAHRRQDAVVAICYEAQARLRDPVYGCVAHIFALQQQVVNLQAELSYLQAHLGPLELPTQPLPPLLPMQLPVAPHSLSIADLPIPSASPSMPAQYDVSSLFDPTVHPSSWAAGTLLRRTIDPRQFSGGCSLPTTMVEGEGDLRALTSEFLSTQCPPRMPDTSPTPCPSKKDKP from the exons ATGAGCTCAAACCCTAGCTCGAGTGCATCCGCCAGCGGCGAGATCGCCAGCACCGCCGGTGGTGGAAGCGGTGGACCCTGCGGAGCATGCAAGTTCTTGAGGAGGAAGTGCATCACGGGATGTGTTTTTGCGCCCTACTTCGACTCGGAGCAAGGAGCGGCTCATTTCGCGGCAGTCCACAGAGTCTTCGGGGCGAGCAACGCTTCAAAGCTGCTGCTGAACATCCCAGCCCACAGGCGGCAAGACGCTGTCGTGGCGATATGCTACGAGGCGCAAGCTCGCCTTCGAGACCCTGTCTACGGATGCGTCGCCCACATCTTTGCTCTCCAGCAACAG GTGGTAAACCTACAAGCTGAGCTCTCATATCTACAAGCCCATCTTGGACCACTAGAGCTACCGACGCAACCTCTGCCACCCCTTCTTCCAATGCAGTTGCCGGTGGCGCCACATTCTCTCTCTATAGCTGACCTTCCAATTCCGTCGGCCTCGCCATCCATGCCCGCGCAATATGATGTATCGTCACTTTTTGATCCGACGGTGCATCCATCCTCATGGGCTGCTGGCACGCTACTGCGAAGGACAATTGATCCACGTCAATTCAGTGGCGGCTGCTCATTACCAACCACCATGGTCGAAGGAGAGGGTGATCTTCGAGCATTGACAAGTGAATTTCTCAGCACACAATGCCCTCCCCGAATGCCTGATACTTCACCGACGCCGTGCCCCTCTAAAAAAGACAAACCTTGA